A stretch of Oryza brachyantha chromosome 4, ObraRS2, whole genome shotgun sequence DNA encodes these proteins:
- the LOC102702002 gene encoding probable gamma-aminobutyrate transaminase 2, mitochondrial, which translates to MNLIRHAAFAGSFQGQTGCTSHASARQFSTGLAPLPDSPEEAGFKGHSMLSPFTAGWQAKDHPFIIERSEGSYVYDSKGNKYLDALAGLWCTALGGSEPRLVKAATDQLNKLPFYHSFWNSTTKPPLDLAKELIGMFTAREMGKVFFTNSGSEANDSQVKLVWYYNNALGRPNKKKIIARSKAYHGSTLISASLSGLPIMHQKFDLPAPLVLHSDCPHYWRCHLPGEAEEEFATRLADNLENLILKEGPETVAAFIAEPVMAAGGIIPPPKTYFEKIQAVLKKYDVLFIADEVVTGFGRLGTMFGSDMYNIKPDLVSLAKALSSAYVPIGATLISPEISDVIHSESNKIGGFAHGFTYSGHPVSCAVALEALKIYRERNIPDHVKQISPRFQEGIKAFAGSPIIGETRGVGLLLATEFANNKSPNDPFPIEWGVGQIFGEECKKRGMLVKVAGDVIGMSPPLIMTHGEVDGLVSIYGEALKATEERVAELRSKKTR; encoded by the exons ATGAACTTAATAAGGCATGCTGCTTTTGCTGGAAGCTTTCAGGGACAAACAGGTTGTACCTCACATGCATCAGCTAGGCAGTTCAGCACAGGACTTGCTCCTCTGCCAGATTCACCTGAAGAAGCTGG gTTTAAGGGGCACTCCATGTTGTCACCATTCACTGCCGGATGGCAGGCCAAAGACCACCCCTTCATTATTGAGAGATCGGAG GGTTCTTATGTTTATGACAGCAAGGGGAACAAGTACTTGGATGCACTTGCAGGATTGTGGTGTACAGCCTTAG GTGGCAGTGAGCCTCGGTTAGTTAAAGCAGCAACCGACCAATTAAACAAGTTGCCATTCTACCACTCTTTTTGGAACAGTACAACCAAGCCACCATTG gaTCTTGCAAAGGAGCTTATCGGCATGTTCACTGCCAGGGAAATGGGAAAAGTGTTCTTTACAAACAGCGGTTCAGAAGCAAATGACTCTCAG GTCAAACTAGTATGGTACTATAACAATGCATTGGGGAgaccaaacaagaaaaaaatcatcgcGCGATCAAAGGC GTACCATGGATCAACATTAATATCAGCTAGTCTGTCTGG CCTTCCTATTATGCATCAAAAGTTTGATCTACCAGCACCTCTTGTTCTGCACTCAGACTGTCCTCACTACTGGCGCTGCCATCTTCCTG GTGAGGCAGAAGAAGAGTTTGCAACCAGACTTGCCGATAATTTAGAGAATCTTATTCTCAAAGAAGGACCAGAAACA GTTGCTGCTTTCATTGCTGAACCTGTAATGGCTGCTGGAGGTATCATCCCTCCTCCGAAGACATATTTTGAGAAG ATTCAAGCGGTACTTAAGAAGTACGATGTCCTTTTCATAGCAGATGAG GTCGTTACTGGATTTGGACGGCTGGGAACCATGTTTGGGTCTGATATGTACAACATCAAACCAGATCTTGTCTCCTTGGCCAAG GCTCTCTCATCTGCCTATGTCCCAATCGGAGCAACTCTCATTAGCCCAGAAATATCTGATGTGATTCATTCTGAGAGCAATAAGATTG GCGGTTTTGCTCATGGCTTTACATACTCTGGCCATCCAGTTTCTTGTGCTGTTGCCCTAGAAGCTCTGAAAATTTACCG GGAAAGGAATATCCCTGATCATGTCAAGCAAATTTCTCCAAGGTTCCAGGAGGGAATCAAGGCCTTTGCAGGAAGTCCAATTATTGGAGAG ACACGTGGTGTAGGGTTGTTGCTAGCGACTGAATTCGCTAACAACAAATCGCCAAATGATCCATTCCCTATTGAGTGGG GAGTTGGACAAATCTTTGGAGAAGAGTGTAAGAAGCGTGGCATGCTAGTTAAGGTTGCTGGAGATGTGATTGGCATGTCCCCACCACTTATAATGACCCATGGAGAAGTTGATGGA CTCGTGAGCATATATGGGGAAGCTTTAAAGGCCACAGAGGAAAGAGTAGCAGAGCTGAGATCCAAGAAAACTAGGTAG
- the LOC102701536 gene encoding gamma-aminobutyrate transaminase 1, mitochondrial, translating to MIARGLLRSNASPSSQAINLLKYVTSNGSLQGHAQNLGDASRHFSSVPSPQSNSTEENGFKGHGMLAPFTAGWQSTDVHPLVIERSEGSYVYDIEGKKYLDSLAGLWCTALGGSEPRLVKAATEQLHKLPFYHSFWNRTTKPSLDLAKEMLSIFTAREMGKVFFTNSGSEANDSQVKLVWYYNNALGRPDKKKFIARSKSYHGSTLISASLSGLPALHQKFDLPAPFVLHTDCPHYWRFHLPGETEEEFATRLANNLENLILKEGPETIAAFIAEPVMGAGGVIPPPKTYFEKVQAIVKKYDILFIADEVITAFGRLGTMFGCDMFNVKPDLVSVAKALSSAYVPIGATLVSPEISDVIHSQSNKLGSFAHGFTYSGHPVACAVALEALKIYQERNIPDHVKQISPRFQEGVKAFAGSPIIGEIRGVGLILGTEFADNKSPNDPFPAEWGVGAIFGAECQKRGMLVRVAGDNIMMSPPLIMTPDEVEELVSIYGAALKATEERVAELKSKKTN from the exons ATGATCGCGCGCGGCCTGCTCCGATCGAACGCCTCCCCTTCCTCACAG GCAATCAACTTATTGAAGTATGTGACTAGCAATGGAAGCCTCCAAGGGCATGCACAAAATTTAGGGGATGCATCCAGACATTTCAGTTCAGTACCATCTCCTCAGTCCAACTCAACTGAAGAGAATGG GTTTAAGGGGCATGGCATGTTGGCGCCATTCACAGCTGGTTGGCAGAGCACCGATGTTCATCCGTTGGTTATTGAAAGATCCGAG GGTTCGTATGTTTATGATATTGAGGGGAAGAAGTATCTAGATTCTCTTGCAGGACTATGGTGTACAGCTTTAG GTGGCAGTGAACCTCGATTAGTCAAAGCTGCAACTGAGCAATTACACAAGTTGCCGTTCTATCACTCATTTTGGAATCGTACGACAAAACCATCTCTG GATCTTGCAAAGGAAATGCTTAGCATATTCACTGCAAGGGAAATGGGAAAAGTGTTCTTTACAAATAGTGGTTCAGAAGCAAATGATTCTCAG GTAAAACTGGTGTGGTATTATAACAATGCATTGGGAAGACCAGACAAGAAGAAATTTATTGCACGATCAAAATC ATACCATGGATCAACGCTAATATCAGCTAGTCTATCCGG TCTTCCTGCATTGCACCAGAAGTTTGATCTACCAGCGCCTTTTGTTCTGCACACAGACTGTCCTCACTATTGGCGGTTCCATCTTCCTG GTGAAACAGAAGAGGAATTTGCAACTAGACTTGCCAATAATTTAGAGAACCTTATCCTCAAAGAAGGACCAGAAACA ATTGCTGCATTCATTGCAGAGCCTGTGATGGGTGCTGGTGGTGTCATACCTCCTCCAAAGACCTATTTTGAAAAG GTCCAAGCGATCGTTAAGAAGTATGACATCCTTTTCATAGCAGATGAG GTCATTACCGCATTTGGAAGGTTGGGAACCATGTTTGGATGCGATATGTTTAACGTCAAGCCAGATCTAGTATCCGTGGCCAAG GCGCTTTCATCTGCCTATGTGCCCATTGGAGCAACTCTGGTTAGCCCGGAAATATCAGATGTTATTCATTCTCAGAGCAATAAGCTCG GTTCATTTGCTCATGGCTTTACATACTCTGGCCATCCAGTTGCTTGTGCTGTCGCTTTAGAAGCCCTGAAAATTTATCA GGAAAGGAATATTCCTGATCATGTGAAGCAAATTTCTCCAAGGTTCCAGGAGGGAGTCAAGGCCTTTGCGGGAAGTCCAATTATTGGAGAG ATACGCGGTGTAGGGTTGATACTTGGAACTGAATTTGCCGACAACAAATCACCGAATGATCCATTCCCTGCTGAATGGG GCGTCGGTGCAATCTTTGGAGCGGAGTGCCAGAAGCGCGGCATGCTGGTTAGGGTTGCCGGAGACAATATCATGATGTCACCGCCATTGATAATGACCCCTGATGAAGTGGAGGAG CTGGTGAGCATCTACGGAGCTGCACTCAAGGCCACCGAGGAGAGGGTGGCAGAGCTGAAATCCAAGAAGACGAATTAG